From the genome of Gryllotalpicola protaetiae:
CTTGTCGTAGAACGAGTCGGGCGTACGGTTCACGACCGCCATGACGGCGACCTCGCGGGAGAAGTCGAAGGTGCGCGCGCCGATGCGGCGCACCGGATCGATGAGCGGCGGCGCGTAGAGCGAGGACGCTGCCGTCATGCCTCGAGGATGGGAACGTTCGGGTCTGTCAGCTTCGCCAGATCGACCGCGCGGCCGCTGCGGATGAGCTCCTGGATGTCGTCGGAGACGTCCCACACGTTCACGTTCATCCCCGCGACGAGCCGCCCGCCCGAGACCCAGAAGGCGATGAACTCACGCGCCGCGACGTCGCCGCGGAACACGGGCTGCGTGTCCGCCGCGAGCGGAACGTAGCCGGCGTACTCCATGCCGACGTCGTACTGGTCGCTGTAGAAGTAGGGCACATCGTCGTAGACGACGTCCTGCCCGAGCATCGACTTCGCAGCCGTGCGGCCGCCGCCGATCGCGTTCGCCCAGTGCTCGCTGCGCAGGCGCCGGCCTAGGACCGGGTGGACGGCGTTCGCGACATCCCCGGCTGCGTAGACCAGCGGATTCGACGTGACGAGGGCGGCGGATGCCAGCACGCCGTCCTTCACGTCGAGACCGGCGTCCTCGGCGATCTCGGTGTTCGGCGCCGCGCCGTACCCGACGATGACGATGTCTGCCGGGATCACCTCGCCGTCGTTGTCGGTCGCGACGCCCGTGACGGCGGGGCCACCGCCGGTCTCGGCGACGACGAGCGCGCGCACTCCGCGCTGCAGCTTGAACTGGACGCCGTGATCGCGATGCAGCTGCCCGTAGATCGCGCCGAGCTCCGGGCCGACGCCGCCCGAGAGGGGCACGGCGCCCCGCCCGATCACCGTCACGTCGTTGCCGTAGTTCCGGGCGGCAGCCGCCGTCTCCATGCCGACCCAGCCCGTGCCGAGCACGACGACCTTGCGGCCGCCTTGGCGCAAGGCCTCACGCAGTTCCTCGCTGTCGTCGAGGGTGCGCAGGTAGTAGACACCGGCCGCGTCTGCGCCCGGGAGCTGCAGCGTTCGCGGCTTCGCGCCGGTCGCGATGAGCGCCTTCTCGAAGCCGACCGACGACGTCTCATCGAGGATCACGCGGTTGTCGACCAGGTCGAGCTCGACCGCGAGGGTACCCGTGAGCACGTGCACATCGTGCTCGTGGTACCAGTCCCACGGGTGCACGTAGGTCTCGGCCGGCTCCTTCGCCGGGTTGTTCAGGTACTCCTTCGAGAGCGGCGGCCGAAGGTACGGCACGTGGCGCTCGGCCCCGATCACCATGATGTCGCCGTCGAAGCCTTCGTCGCGCAGCGTCTCGGCCGCCGTCGCCGCTGCCAGGCCGCCGCCGATGATCACGAAGCGCCGTGTCGTCATGCCCCGAGCCTATTCCGCGGCGGACATACTTCGCGTTCAAAATCCTCCCTGGCGGAATTCAGGAAACCATCAGAGAATGGTAGGTATGAACGCAGGTCCTCGAATTCTGATCGTCGACGACGAGCCGAACATCCGCGATCTTCTGACCACCAGCCTTCGCTTCGCGGGTTTCGCCGTCCGTGCCGTGGCAAACGGCGCCCAGGCCATCTCGGCCGTGCTCGAGGAAGAGCCAGACCTCATCATCCTCGACGTGATGCTGCCCGACA
Proteins encoded in this window:
- a CDS encoding NAD(P)/FAD-dependent oxidoreductase, with product MTTRRFVIIGGGLAAATAAETLRDEGFDGDIMVIGAERHVPYLRPPLSKEYLNNPAKEPAETYVHPWDWYHEHDVHVLTGTLAVELDLVDNRVILDETSSVGFEKALIATGAKPRTLQLPGADAAGVYYLRTLDDSEELREALRQGGRKVVVLGTGWVGMETAAAARNYGNDVTVIGRGAVPLSGGVGPELGAIYGQLHRDHGVQFKLQRGVRALVVAETGGGPAVTGVATDNDGEVIPADIVIVGYGAAPNTEIAEDAGLDVKDGVLASAALVTSNPLVYAAGDVANAVHPVLGRRLRSEHWANAIGGGRTAAKSMLGQDVVYDDVPYFYSDQYDVGMEYAGYVPLAADTQPVFRGDVAAREFIAFWVSGGRLVAGMNVNVWDVSDDIQELIRSGRAVDLAKLTDPNVPILEA